The Punica granatum isolate Tunisia-2019 chromosome 4, ASM765513v2, whole genome shotgun sequence genome has a window encoding:
- the LOC116205706 gene encoding uncharacterized protein LOC116205706 has translation MARSHRKKRSFAHFGAIYLKRAASSLLALGATILLDTTIITIVHSMSNYGLGLMKQTEGLFWEKRPGALMICFGSNVLSYSIALTFFLAATMLYKYVSRLSLKAIEKKFSLPLWIWRTVALYLISELKGEVENNRSSSEVEVAQFQQHRTCELKRECSKDDNKESLSGLGDCIEEEEERSKEELVRMTMAHRCIEEKSHALNGRLDRIIELSTKCRRTLNEEPRSKPHGSDCCSSCREKDELIRTLQNRNYNLDTALEKEELTTEILSAHLHAFKRRNTDLLARTHPCCCHEKDEAIWALEENNAHLRELLVLIQDSSMVEFLHQSEEQDELIAKLESAQAKCEFYRSCIDEMVQGR, from the exons ATGGCTCGCTCTCACCGGAAGAAGCGAAGTTTCGCTCATTTTGGAGCGATTTACTTGAAGAGAGCTGCATCTTCACTTCTTGCTTTGGGAGCAACCATCCTACTTGACACTACGATCATTACGATTGTACACTCCATGTCCAACTAC GGTTTAGGCTTGATGAAGCAAACTGAGGGATTATTTTGGGAGAAGAGGCCTGGGGCTCTTATGATATGTTTTGGCAGCAATGTATTGTCGTACTCGATTGCCTTAACTTTCTTCTTGGCTGCAACAATGCTTTACAAGTATGTGTCGCGGCTCTCACTGAAGGCCATCGAGAAGAAGTTCTCGCTGCCCCTATGGATCTGGCGCACTGTTGCATTGTATCTGATCAGTGAATTGAAAGGTGAAGTTGAAAACAATCGAAGCTCATCTGAGGTAGAAGTGGCCCAATTTCAACAACACAGAACTTGTGAGCTCAAACGAGAGTGCAGTAAAGATGATAACAAAGAAAGCCTGTCCGGGCTAGGAGACTGcatagaggaagaagaagaaagaagcaaAGAGGAGTTGGTAAGGATGACAATGGCACATCGATGTATAGAGGAGAAGTCTCATGCCCTAAACGGGAGGCTGGACAGGATTATCGAACTCTCCACGAAGTGCCGCCGAACCTTGAATGAGGAGCCACGCTCTAAGCCCCATGGATCAGATTGCTGCAGCAGCTGCCGGGAAAAGGATGAGCTCATCCGCACATTGCAGAACAGGAATTACAACCTGGACACAGCTCTCGAGAAAGAGGAACTGACAACCGAGATATTGTCGGCTCACTTGCATGCGTTCAAGAGGAGGAACACTGATCTACTGGCTAGGACACATCCCTGTTGTTGCCATGAGAAGGATGAGGCCATCTGGGCACTCGAGGAGAATAATGCCCATCTAAGAGAACTGCTCGTGCTCATACAAGACTCCAGCATGGTGGAATTCCTGCATCAGTCAGAGGAGCAGGATGAGCTCATCGCAAAGCTCGAATCCGCACAGGCGAAATGCGAGTTTTACAGAAGCTGCATTGATGAGATGGTCCAGGGGCGTTGA
- the LOC116205707 gene encoding SKP1-like protein 1, whose protein sequence is MASPLKKMITLRSSDGETFEVEESVAVESQTIKHMIEDDCADSVIPLPNVSSKILSKVIEYCKKHVESAAAAGTENDKTAEDTLKAWDAEFVKVDQSTLFDLILAANYLNVTGLLNSTCQTVADMIKGKTPEEIRKTFNIKNDFTPEEEEDVRRENQWAFE, encoded by the exons ATGGCCTCCCcgttgaagaagatgataacGCTCAGGAGCTCCGACGGAGAGACCTTCGAGGTGGAGGAGTCGGTGGCCGTGGAGTCGCAGACCATCAAGCACATGATCGAGGACGATTGCGCGGACAGCGTCATCCCCCTGCCGAACGTCTCCAGCAAGATCCTATCCAAAGTGATCGAGTACTGCAAGAAGCACGTCGAGTCTGCTGCTGCCGCCGGCACCGAGAACGACAAGACCGCCGAGGATACCCTCAAGGCTTGGGACGCCGAGTTCGTCAAAGTAGACCAGAGCACCCTCTTCGACCTCATCCTG GCGGCTAACTATCTGAATGTCACGGGTTTGTTGAATTCGACCTGCCAAACTGTTGCCGATATGATCAAGGGGAAGACTCCAGAGGAGATTCGCAAGACATTTAACATCAAGAATGACTTCACCccagaggaagaggaggatgTTCGAAGAGAGAACCAGTGGGCGTTCGAGTGA